The Arachis duranensis cultivar V14167 chromosome 2, aradu.V14167.gnm2.J7QH, whole genome shotgun sequence genome has a window encoding:
- the LOC107473190 gene encoding protein PIN-LIKES 3-like isoform X2, which produces MWFMPVNVLLTFLIGTALGWLLIKIIRVPLHLHGLVLGCCAAGNLGNLPLIIVPAVCKKRNNSFGDVDVCKKNALAYASLSMALGSIYIWSYVYNIVRIYSSKVSSVDDSKVKAVIIATENDDIDSENPSKLVTVDDKSQTNDHVKQLEIESVVSHQQIAKISSTKQKIRNQIKVLAEKINLKVLFAPATIGTIIGLIIGIVPQFRKVLVDENAPLFVIQDSLVMLGDAAIPAMTLLVGANLVKGLEGVRKQLPLVIGITIVRFIALPAIGIGIVKGATHFGLIHHDPLYQFLLLLQFALPPAVAMSTMVQLFGGGEGECSVIMLATYSCAAVSLTLWCTFFVWLVLS; this is translated from the exons At GTGGTTCATGCCGGTGAATGTTCTTCTCACATTTCTTATTGGAACAGCTCTTGGATGGTtacttattaaaataatcagagttcctcttcatcttcatgGCCTTGTCTTAGGTTGTTGTGCTGCAG GGAATCTGGGAAATTTACCTCTTATTATAGTTCCAGCTGTCtgtaaaaaaagaaacaactcTTTTGGAGATGTGGATGTTTGCAAAAAGAATGCATTAGCATATGCTTCTCTCTCAATGGCA CTAGGAAGCATTTACATTTGGTCTTATGTATACAACATAGTCCGCATATATTCAAGCAAGGTTTCATCAGTTGATGATTCAAAAGTAAAAGCAGTGATCATTGCAACAGAAAATGATGATATTGATTCAGAAAACCCTTCAAAATTGGTCACTGTTGATGACAAATCACAAACTAATGATCACGTGAAGCAACTTGAAATTGAATCTGTAGTGTCTCACCAACAAATAGCAAAG ATATCATCAACAAAGCAAAAAATTAGGAATCAGATAAAGGTATTAGCAGAAAAGATCAATTTGAAGGTACTATTTGCACCAGCAACAATTGGAACG ATAATTGGTTtaataattggaattgttccTCAATTTCGAAAAGTATTAGTTGATGAAAATGCACCTCTTTTTGTGATTCAAGATTCTTTAGTCATGTTGGg GGATGCAGCAATTCCAGCAATGACCTTGTTGGTTGGTGCAAATCTTGTTAAGG GTTTAGAGGGAGTAAGAAAGCAACTTCCACTTGTTATTGGGATTACTATAGTTAGATTTATTGCCTTGCCAGCAATAGGTATAGGAATTGTTAAAGGTGCTACTCATTTTGGCTTGATCCACCATGATCCATTATATCAATTTCTTTTACTACTTCAATTTGCTCTTCCTCCTGCAGTAGCCATGA GTACAATGGTTCAATTATTTGGAGGTGGTGAAGGTGAATGCTCAGTTATCATGTTAGCAACTTATTCTTGTGCTGCAGTTTCCCTTACTCTTTGGTGCACATTCTTTGTGTGGCTTGTATTATCATAA
- the LOC107473190 gene encoding protein PIN-LIKES 3-like isoform X1, translating to MEFWNLFMVALMPVVKVLLITALGTILAIQRFGILGDTARKNLNHMVFYVFGPAIVCSSLAKTITLKNVVILWFMPVNVLLTFLIGTALGWLLIKIIRVPLHLHGLVLGCCAAGNLGNLPLIIVPAVCKKRNNSFGDVDVCKKNALAYASLSMALGSIYIWSYVYNIVRIYSSKVSSVDDSKVKAVIIATENDDIDSENPSKLVTVDDKSQTNDHVKQLEIESVVSHQQIAKISSTKQKIRNQIKVLAEKINLKVLFAPATIGTIIGLIIGIVPQFRKVLVDENAPLFVIQDSLVMLGDAAIPAMTLLVGANLVKGLEGVRKQLPLVIGITIVRFIALPAIGIGIVKGATHFGLIHHDPLYQFLLLLQFALPPAVAMSTMVQLFGGGEGECSVIMLATYSCAAVSLTLWCTFFVWLVLS from the exons atggagttCTGGAATCTTTTCATGGTTGCATTAATGCCAGTTGTAAAGGTGCTTTTGATCACTGCTCTTGGGACAATTCTTGCCATTCAGCGTTTTGGTATTCTTGGGGATACTGCCAGGAAAAACTTGAATCAt ATGGTATTTTATGTGTTTGGGCCTGCTATTGTTTGTAGCAGCCTCGCAAAAACCATAACTCTAAAGAACGTCGTTATTTT GTGGTTCATGCCGGTGAATGTTCTTCTCACATTTCTTATTGGAACAGCTCTTGGATGGTtacttattaaaataatcagagttcctcttcatcttcatgGCCTTGTCTTAGGTTGTTGTGCTGCAG GGAATCTGGGAAATTTACCTCTTATTATAGTTCCAGCTGTCtgtaaaaaaagaaacaactcTTTTGGAGATGTGGATGTTTGCAAAAAGAATGCATTAGCATATGCTTCTCTCTCAATGGCA CTAGGAAGCATTTACATTTGGTCTTATGTATACAACATAGTCCGCATATATTCAAGCAAGGTTTCATCAGTTGATGATTCAAAAGTAAAAGCAGTGATCATTGCAACAGAAAATGATGATATTGATTCAGAAAACCCTTCAAAATTGGTCACTGTTGATGACAAATCACAAACTAATGATCACGTGAAGCAACTTGAAATTGAATCTGTAGTGTCTCACCAACAAATAGCAAAG ATATCATCAACAAAGCAAAAAATTAGGAATCAGATAAAGGTATTAGCAGAAAAGATCAATTTGAAGGTACTATTTGCACCAGCAACAATTGGAACG ATAATTGGTTtaataattggaattgttccTCAATTTCGAAAAGTATTAGTTGATGAAAATGCACCTCTTTTTGTGATTCAAGATTCTTTAGTCATGTTGGg GGATGCAGCAATTCCAGCAATGACCTTGTTGGTTGGTGCAAATCTTGTTAAGG GTTTAGAGGGAGTAAGAAAGCAACTTCCACTTGTTATTGGGATTACTATAGTTAGATTTATTGCCTTGCCAGCAATAGGTATAGGAATTGTTAAAGGTGCTACTCATTTTGGCTTGATCCACCATGATCCATTATATCAATTTCTTTTACTACTTCAATTTGCTCTTCCTCCTGCAGTAGCCATGA GTACAATGGTTCAATTATTTGGAGGTGGTGAAGGTGAATGCTCAGTTATCATGTTAGCAACTTATTCTTGTGCTGCAGTTTCCCTTACTCTTTGGTGCACATTCTTTGTGTGGCTTGTATTATCATAA
- the LOC107473189 gene encoding peptidyl-prolyl cis-trans isomerase FKBP20-2, chloroplastic, translating to MVPLSLTRFTAPLPCAIHGAKQLTLQCTNHEQDILQGSCISEKITLRRTLVLSAFVSTCVFPTLSSYAKTKTKNPYDEKRLLQQNKRIQQENNAPEDFPNFIREGFEVKVVAPDNYTKSDSGLIYRDFEVGKGDCPKDGQQVTFHYVGYNESGRRIDSTYLQGSPARIRMGTKALVPGFEEGIRDMRPGGKRRIIIPPELGPPVGPSTFFSSKQFEVFDVELLSIQNCERRTIAFYSDVVCN from the exons ATGGTTCCACTCTCACTCACACGCT TTACAGCCCCCCTCCCTTGTGCTATTCATGGAGCTAAACAATTAACTCTCCAATGCACAAATCATGAGCAGGACAT ATTACAGGGTAGTTGCATATCTGAGAAAATAACATTAAGGAGGACACTTGTTCTTTCTGCTTTTGTATCAACTTGTGTTTTTCCAACCTTATCTTCTTATGCCAAGACTAAAACTAAGAATCCATATGATGAAAAACGCCTCCTACAACAAAATAAACGGATACAGCAAGAAAACAATGCACCTGAGGATTTCCCAAATTTCATAAGAGAAG GTTTTGAAGTTAAAGTAGTAGCACCGGATAACTATACCAAGAGTGATTCGGGGCTCATATACCGGGATTTCGAAGTTGGTAAAGGTGATTGCCCAAAGGATGGTCAGCag GTAACGTTTCACTATGTCGGCTATAACGAATCTGGCCGTCGTATAGACAGCACTTACTTACAGGGTTCTCCTGCCAGAATCCGTATGGGAACTAAAGCATTGGTTCCTG GATTTGAGGAAGGAATTAGAGACATGAGACCAGGTGGAAAGAGAAGAATCATTATTCCCCCTGAACTTGGGCCACCA GTTGGACCTTCAACCTTTTTCAGCTCAAAACAATTTGAAGTTTTTGATGTTGAATTATTAAGCATACAGAACTGTGAAAGGAGGACCATAGCTTTCTACTCTGATGTTGTATGCAACTGA
- the LOC107473267 gene encoding GDSL esterase/lipase 1-like translates to MAFMNTLTLAVSSSRIQLLLPLVVGYAINLGISHGQICVAQLEEEYVPLFIFGDSLFDVGNNNYINTTTDMQANFWPYGLTSFKYPSGRVSDGRLIPDFIAEYANMEFIPPYLQIGNHQYSKGANFASAGAGALVETNQGLVIDLSSQLKYFIEVETLLKQKLGGEEARTLLISKAIYLFSIGTNDYLVPFIPNIYSIILQKYPPQVYVDMVLGNLTIVIKEIYKKGGRKFGFLNLFPLGCLPVAKALNLEINKDGCVEEIMEITQLHNVALKELLQKLETQLQGFKYSYIDFHTAIGERIKDPSKYGFKESKIGCCGGGPYRGFQSCGGKRSVKEYELCENVEEYLIFDAAHPTEKAYHQIAEQMWNGDHNFAGPYNLRELHQT, encoded by the exons ATGGCTTTTATG AATACACTTACGTTGGCAGTTAGTTCATCAAGGATTCAACTACTACTACCTTTGGTGGTTGGCTATGCAATAAACCTGGGCATAAGCCATGGCCAAATTTGTGTGGCACAATTAGAAGAAGAGTATGTTCCATTATTCATATTTGGAGATTCATTGTTTGATGTTGGGAACAACAACTACATTAATACCACAACAGACATGCAGGCTAATTTCTGGCCTTATGGCCTCACTTCCTTTAAGTACCCCTCTGGAAGAGTTTCTGATGGACGCTTGATCCCAGATTTCATTG CTGAATATGCAAACATGGAGTTTATTCCACCATATTTACAAATTGGTAACCATCAATATAGTAAAGGAGCAAATTTTGCATCAGCTGGAGCTGGTGCTCTTGTTGAAACCAATCAAGGCTTG GTGATTGACCTTAGTAGCCAACTCAAATACTTCATTGAAGTTGAAACATTGCTGAAGCAGAAATTGGGAGGTGAAGAAGCTAGGACATTATTGATATCTAAAGCTATCTACTTGTTTAGTATAGGGACCAATGATTATCTTGTTCCTTTCATTCCAAATATTTATTCAATCATTTTACAGAAGTACCCTCCACAAGTCTATGTGGATATGGTTCTAGGCAACTTGACCATTGTCATCAAA GAAATATATAAGAAAGGTGGGAGAAAATTTGGATTTCTAAATCTTTTTCCATTAGGGTGTTTACCCGTAGCAAAAGCACTTAATCTAGAAATCAATAAAGATGGCTGTGTTGAAGAGATTATGGAAATTACTCAGCTACACAATGTTGCACTTAAGGAACTCCTTCAAAAGCTAGAAACTCAGCTACAAGGATTCAAGTATTCATATATTGATTTCCACACTGCCATTGGTGAAAGGATAAAAGATCCTTCAAAAtatg GATTCAAGGAAAGCAAGATAGGATGTTGTGGTGGTGGTCCTTATAGGGGATTTCAAAGCTGTGGAGGGAAAAGAAGTGTGAAAGAGTATGAATTATGTGAGAATGTTGAAGAATACTTGATCTTTGATGCTGCTCATCCAACAGAGAAAGCTTATCATCAAATTGCTGAGCAAATGTGGAATGGAGATCACAACTTTGCAGGACCTTACAATCTCAGAGAGCTTCAtcaaacttga
- the LOC107473266 gene encoding uncharacterized protein LOC107473266: MGSDLDLKNKSGSIHSPAFSRQKVPEPRKDYIGDACGMETSRIEQTHFSDENENVEVNITGSTNSGQALVVEDSREDATESSSSFGHTESDTENVPSFSDPEVESCLCADNASSSMSNDYFESPPRRKKGVTSHWRKFIHPLMWRCKWIELRLKQLQSQELKYEKELAAYNYRKQLDFAHLTLDGSDIKSVPISGRMHRNKIMKRKKRNRVEEKYDLASYMSNHSLFSYYEQKDRTVDTCLKDVHGAANGGNIDDIEFKLDDLWSYVDYENSDKSLDDIIQKIEAVQSQVHKLKTRIDKVIKENSGKFDSGNQLDKPGTPQLEPGNASLTDEGFNLLVEMTDKPRLEDLREEIKDGTLIQNQEAKKELQVSESDFSVEDVVPNIHSTLKVCSTSKSNVPKNKRKRRNKSASWNRMSFG, encoded by the exons ATGGGGTCTGACTTGGATTTGAAGAACAAGTCAGGGAGTATACACTCCCCTGCATTTTCTCGACAGAAGGTTCCGGAGCCTAGAAAGGACTACATTGGTGATGCTTGCGGCATGGAAACATCACGAATTGAACAAACTCATTTCTCCGATGAGAATGAGAATGTAGAGGTTAATATCACCGGATCCACAAATTCTGGACAAGCTTTGGTGGTGGAAGATTCTCGTGAGGATGCCACTGAGAGTTCTAGTTCTTTTGGTCATACAGAATCTGACACAGAGAATGTCCCATCCTTCAGTGACCCTGAAGTCGAATCGTGTCTTTGTGCTGACAATGCATCCTCATCCATGTCCAATGATTATTTTGAATCACCTCCAAGAAG AAAGAAAGGGGTTACAAGTCATTGGAGAAAGTTCATACACCCTCTAATGTGGCGTTGTAAGTGGATCGAACTGCGTCTGAAGCAACTTCAGTCTCAAGAGCTTAAGTATGAAAAAGAGCTTGCAGCTTATAATTATAGAAAGCAGCTTGATTTTGCACACCTAACATTAGATGGCTCTGATATCAAGTCGGTACCTATATCTGGTCGGATGCATAGGAATAAAATTATGAAGAGGAAAAAAAGGAATAGAGTTGAAGAGAAGTATGATTTAGCATCATACATGTCTAACCATAGTTTATTCTCTTACTACG AACAAAAAGATCGCACTGTTGATACTTGTTTGAAAGATGTTCATGGTGCTGCTAATG GTGGTAACATTGATGATATTGAGTTCAAGTTGGATGATCTGTGGTCTTATGTTGACTATGAAAATAGTGATAAGTCATTGGATGACATCATTCAAAAGATTGAAGCAGTACAATCACAAGTTCACAAATTGAAAACTCGAATTGATAAGGTAATTAAAGAAAATTCAGGAAAATTTGATTCCGGAAATCAATTGGACAAGCCTGGGACACCTCAGCTTGAACCCGGAAATGCATCATTAACTGATGAAGGGTTTAATCTCCTTGTTGAGATGACTGATAAGCCTCGGCTTGAGGACTTGCGAGAAGAG ATCAAAGATGGGACCCTTATACAAAATCAAGAAGCTAAGAAAGAGTTGCAAGTTTCTGAATCTGACTTTTCTGTTGAGGATGTTGTGCCTAATATTCATTCTACTTTAAAAGTATGCTCCACATCAAAGTCAAATGTTCCTAAgaacaaaaggaaaagaaggaacAAATCTGCCTCTTGGAACCGGATGTCATTTGGTTAA
- the LOC107473268 gene encoding GDSL esterase/lipase 1: MGGLMFLLALSLSSVVIIQTSEGQICLPKKHASLFVFGDSLFDIGNNNYINTTTPFQANYPPYGITLFKYPSGRFSDGRMIPDVIAELAKLPLLPPYLHPGNPDFTYGVNFASGGSGALLQTAQGSVIDLHTQVKYFKNVKKILREKIGNEEVEALLKRSVYFLNVGSNDYGGLLNVANSTVSLLPVDKQQFVGFVIGNLTNAIKEIYEQGGRKFGFLNVGPIGCSPVIRAQNNGSKCFDEISAVARLHNIQLSKMILKLKKQLNGFKYSVHDFYASLSPVIKNPSKYGFKGGSGGCCGSGPLRGFDACGGNKGIKEYELCDNPNDYIFFDARHFTDKASQYFAHLIWDANYTLNKPYN; encoded by the exons ATGGGTGGTTTAATGTTCTTGTTGGCGCTGTCTTTGAGTAGTGTTGTTATTATCCAAACAAGTGAGGGTCAGATATGTTTACCCAAGAAACATGCATCCTTATTTGTATTTGGAGATTCATTATTTGACATTGGAAACAACAATTATATCAATACAACAACTCCGTTTCAGGCAAATTATCCTCCCTATGGAATAACCCTCTTCAAGTATCCAAGTGGAAGATTTTCTGATGGACGTATGATTCCAGATGTCATTG CTGAGCTTGCAAAGTTGCCGCTGCTTCCACCATATCTTCATCCTGGAAACCCTGATTTCACCTATGGAGTCAATTTTGCCTCTGGAGGCTCTGGTGCTCTGCTTCAAACTGCTCAAGGATCT GTGATAGACCTTCACACTCAGGtgaaatatttcaaaaatgtAAAGAAAATATTAAGGGAGAAAATAGGAAATGAAGAAGTAGAGGCACTGCTCAAAAGATCTGTGTACTTTCTGAATGTTGGAAGCAATGATTATGGTGGCCTTTTGAATGTTGCAAACTCCACTGTGAGCCTATTGCCGGTTGATAAACAACAATTTGTTGGTTTTGTCATTGGAAACCTTACAAATGCCATTAAA GAAATTTATGAGCAAGGTGGAAGAAAGTTTGGTTTTTTAAATGTGGGTCCTATAGGGTGTTCTCCAGTCATAAGGGCTCAGAACAATGGAAGCAAATGCTTTGATGAGATTTCAGCAGTTGCAAGGTTACATAATATTCAACTCTCAAAGATGATTCTGAAGCTTAAGAAACAGCTCAATGGATTCAAATATTCAGTCCATGATTTCTATGCTTCACTTTCTCCAGTTATCAAAAATCCTTCAAAATATG GTTTCAAAGGAGGAAGTGGGGGATGTTGTGGAAGTGGACCATTAAGAGGATTTGATGCGTGTGGTGGGAACAAAGGGATCAAAGAATATGAATTATGTGACAATCCAAATGATTATATCTTCTTTGATGCTCGTCATTTTACGGATAAAGCTAGCCAGTACTTTGCTCACCTCATTTGGGATGCCAACTATACTCTCAATAAGCCTTACAAT